From the genome of Anopheles funestus chromosome 2RL, idAnoFuneDA-416_04, whole genome shotgun sequence:
GGTACGTAACCATCATCGCTGTAGTACACATGCGGCACAACGTTAATCGTTAATCTTGCGTTTTACTCACAGTGGCATTCAGCGCAAAATCGACAAAACCGTCGGCCAGTTTAAGGATCCATATACCGTGCAAGGAGTCATCGAGGAAGCTTTGTTGAAACTAAGGCCTGTTAATGAACCCTTGTTGAAACTATCAAGTCGGTAAGTAGGGTAAGCTTTGAGTATGGTATTAAGGAACCATGcaagtgctgctgctgtgtatAATGCTCATACAAACTGCGAGGGATGAATGTTCTGCAACACTTTTAATCACTCAACTTCCCACACCGTACAGCACTGACACTGGTGTGCATGCGCTGCACAATACCGTCCATGTAGATTTGCAGCGCCCGAATGGAGCACCATACAACACGGATCGTATCACTAAAACGCTTAACCGTGCATTCGAAAAAGATGGCCAATCGTTGCGCATTCTTAGCACCGTGCACGTTCCGCTCACCTTTCATGCACGATTGTGCGCCAAATCGCGCACTTACCTTTACCGGTTGGCGGTGTTGAAAAGGGAGTATGCCTGTGACTCCACCCGCCAGCAGCCACACGTGCGGTTCATTCCGATAGAGGAACACGATCGGTGTTACTTTCTAGGGTAATATTACCGGAGCCTTTGCTCTGTGGAGTTGATGTGCTTGGTACAGCTTGCTGCTAATGTTTTCTTTGAACTTCGTTTCTATACACCGAATAGACACCCACGGTTTGATATCGATACATTCGCTACGGTTGCTAGGATGTTCGAAGGAGTGCATGATTTTCGAACCTTTATGGCCGTTGCTAAGGGTAATCCACGGCAGCAGGAGGCCATGCATTCGCTAAGACGCATTGATCAGATTACGGTTGAACGAGGACAATGCATGACGGTGGCATTTAATAGGCAAAAGACTGACCATTTTTACGACTTTTGGGACGTACGGATACAGGGACGATCCTTTCTATACCGTCaggtgaggaaaaaaacacagattgCACAAATTGCATCATAATTAAGTTCTTTGGGCAAGAATGTTAGAACGGACCACAATGTCTTTTGGCAAACTGTTTTCCAATATCTAGaacttctgttttcttttctaggTGCGGCGCATGGTAGGTGCTTGGGTGGCTGCAGCTGAAGGACGCATTAGTGAACGCGACATCTATCGTATGCTTACCGTACCGTCTCAGAATTCCTGGTGCAGCAACGTATTCGTAGCACCCGCTTACGCCTTGTACCTTTGTCACGTAGAGTACGATCCGATCGATTTAGCCTTCCCGAGTATAATTCCCGAAAGTGACCATGACCAGCTTTCTAGAACAATTGCGCAATCGTAAAACGGAGCTGCAGCGTACTGAAACAACCGTTACGTACATGGACGGTAGTCGGAAAATTTTCCGCAATAATCTCGAAATGGATGCACCACCACGACTAGGCTTCATAGTGGATACCAGCCCCGATCAGGTGCCGGCCTGCATTGTGCCACAATTTCTCTACCTTGGTTCTCAGGACTGCGTACGGCAGGAAGTACTGGAAAAGTACGGTATCACACATGTGCTCAGCGTTGGCATCGAAACGCCACCAATTGTGGAGTACTCACACGATGGCCAACGTACGATAGAGACAaagtttgttgaatgtttagATCTTCCAGAGACAAACCTATCGGAGGTgctagcaaaaacaaacgcctACATTGACGAATGTCAGGCACGAGGTGGGCGTGTTCTGGTACACTGCAACGCCGGAGTGTCTAGATCGACGTCGGTTGTGGCAGGTTATCTCATGCAGCGGTGTGATCAATCTTTCATGCAGGCATTCGGGACAATCAAAAGTAAGAGACCCTGCGTACAACCGAATGCTGGTTTTATTAAACAACTGAAGCAATTGCAATCGTAAAATGGTGTAATCGTTTCAACCAGTAGTTATCCCatctatattttttaaaatataataatgagTGTTATTTCGTAGGAAAAGAACTGTCGTTGATTATTCAACTTAAGCTAATCTTTCCCGCGATGGGACGAAAACGGACAAATTCACACAAATCatagaatttaaaatatagaAGTTATGCACAAAAACACTTCGCTTTCATGAGAACTACcatgtttaaaacaaatcaattccaCGGTTTCGTCCGTGttttttcagcttttttttagtagtAGTTTGCGCGCAGACCATTATTTGTTTGCGAATGATCTAATGTTGTAGTAAAGAGTAAATAGAACTATGCATATACTTTTATATCACTTTAGAATGCCTTAGGGCGTAAGTGGAGCCTTGCGGCAACGATCTTCCTTTACGCGCGATAAATTGCATTGAGCAACACTGCATGAGGAACTTGCTTTGCTCCAGCAGCGAAcgatgggaagaaaaacaccgagtaataaaaactaaattatAGTACAAGTAAattatcatcagcatcatcactTCCCTCATCATCGCTGTCGGTAGCAGAGTATTCCTGATGGTTGAGATCGATCAGCTCCTGCATTCGGTTACTTGTATGTTCATTTACACTGCTCCTTGCAGTAGTACTTCCACTGGTTGGAGAAGTCGTAGAAATGCAGGGCACATCGTCTGCCTCGTTACCAGGACCGGTGAATCTTTCACTCTCAGcaccatcattatcatcaccgGGTTCCGGTTCATTAGTACGGATCGGATCACCTATTGCGGACACATTTACCGTCCCAGCGACAGATGTGGATGCAGAAGTGGAAGCACCTTCATTGAGATTCATTTCGCCCATAGCGGAAGACAGTTCGTTCATATCGTTGGTGGTGGTCGATGATGGGTTGCTGTCGCTCGATTCAAGCCGTAACCCGGCAACGCCCTTCTTCGGTATGCTTACTAAATCCCGTTTAATGCGACGAATGCGTGAATAATCATTCTGGCGTATCTGACACTTGTGCTCGAACGAGACAATATACACAAATCCGGCTACCAATATTTTGCAGCTTTTGTCGCCTCGTAGGTAGGCTTCCTCCAGTTCTTGACTGGTGCGTTCGTCGTACTGCCACCAACCATGACCACCCTCGTAGTACCAGCGGTACTCATTGCCATCGGAAACAGTGGCGGTAGCTGCGCGCACTATCTCCTCGACACCGTTCACTAGCTGCGGGTGATCTAGATAGGTGAGTGGAATATCACAACGGCACATAGCGCAGCGTAAATTTTTGAATGCAACACCCTAAACATGATTGCAGAGAGAAGACGattgttaaaataaagtttaatacaCTAGCTTTCGATGTTTGATTAACCTTCACGCataggaagcaaaaaatatgACCACACGGCAACCGGACGGGATGGACACACGTCTGCAGGCACACGGGGCACTCGAGTTTGGAATCTGCTGCATAGAGTTAGATGTATACAATCCGTCAATATATCAACAAGGTAAAATTTTGCCGCTGCTTacttgatgatgatgcttccGGTTTCTTCGGTATCTCTTCTCTGTCACCATCTTCCGATCGGGCACTCGTAGGAGTGGAATTGTTGGACTCGGTCGATTCGGCCATCTCCGAGTCCTATTTTATATTGTTCGTTTCCAATATATTACACACGATCAAATCGTGTGCCGTGGGTAGGACACGCTGAgaattttgtaaacaattattttgctTCTGTACGGAAGCAACGACGTACACAATGTAGCTGTATCAATAataaggaaagcaaaacaaagaacagATGGATTTGACGTTTGGGAAGGTACTCGATTCGAGTTGATTACTGATCGACTTTGTCGGAAAATGTCGACATTCAAATGAGTCGTTTACGGCGGATACTATTATTACGTTCACATGCAatagacaaataaaaacaagcttCCGTTTCGTTGTTCGTcaacgtttggtttttttctctgtttgtttttcttttataataaAGTCAAATACATTTGATGTATTCTTACGTGTTTTCTCTTACTTCCCTTCACTGCACTTCATTTGTAACGCATTTTACTTTTGAaacgtagtttttttttatagaagtTATACTGTTCCACAACAATCGTGTGCAACCTGTCGTGATGAGTTTTGCAGCATTTGCAGTACTGGAGTAGGTGTTAATTACTTTGAATTCTTAAGGTTTAGTATCTAGCGCTTTCCTTCCCTGCTTAAAACCGCAACCCGGCGtaacttttttcccctttttcccacaaaaaaaaacctttaacaAAGTTTCAGCTTCATCGTTTAGCgcattttatgtgtttttttagcgCATACATGTTCCACGTGCTGAATTTGATGGATTCTATTTTCTTGCATTTTCGGACAGCTGTTGGACTGTGTCTATATCGTTAAATTACAATAAAGTATCATTAGTATAAGTAGTTAAAGGTATAATTTAGCAAATCTTAACGCAACCATTACTAGCCCATGAGCTACATATTCCGGCTGCTTCGCTTTGCCGTATTGTGTTCTGTCTCTTTGTCGTcgttagtagtagtagtggtagtagtagcaaatgtttggttcttttaaatttttactttcttctttCCCTAAACGACACACACCTTGCCAAATACTTGCCACTGGTACAGTAAaagttttactttcattttcccTAAATGTTCATCCTTTTCACATTCTCACTCTGTAATATAAGCCGTGTGGTCTTAGAAATCCCTACCAACAATCACACATTTCCAACACGTTATTAATGAAGCACACTCTCACGTGCACAGTGCACCAGAGTATTTGTATAtagatttatatttaatttttgcttcacatcAGCTTGTTTCTCTGTGATAGCTGTgcttttgtaattatttcctCTCATCACCATGCGAAACATATTCGCGTTACGCGattgataattttaattaaaaaaatgtttccagaTGCGCACGAGTAtgataagtttgtttgttttatcttaTCCTGTTCTCCGCTGAACGATACATTGCGTTTTAG
Proteins encoded in this window:
- the LOC125764833 gene encoding tRNA pseudouridine synthase-like 1, which produces MNRYLINLSYIGTRFRGIQRKIDKTVGQFKDPYTVQGVIEEALLKLRPVNEPLLKLSSRTDTGVHALHNTVHVDLQRPNGAPYNTDRITKTLNRAFEKDGQSLRILSTVHVPLTFHARLCAKSRTYLYRLAVLKREYACDSTRQQPHVRFIPIEEHDRCYFLGHPRFDIDTFATVARMFEGVHDFRTFMAVAKGNPRQQEAMHSLRRIDQITVERGQCMTVAFNRQKTDHFYDFWDVRIQGRSFLYRQVRRMVGAWVAAAEGRISERDIYRMLTVPSQNSWCSNVFVAPAYALYLCHVEYDPIDLAFPSIIPESDHDQLSRTIAQS
- the LOC125764832 gene encoding E3 ubiquitin-protein ligase rnf146 isoform X1 gives rise to the protein MAESTESNNSTPTSARSEDGDREEIPKKPEASSSTDSKLECPVCLQTCVHPVRLPCGHIFCFLCVKGVAFKNLRCAMCRCDIPLTYLDHPQLVNGVEEIVRAATATVSDGNEYRWYYEGGHGWWQYDERTSQELEEAYLRGDKSCKILVAGFVYIVSFEHKCQIRQNDYSRIRRIKRDLVSIPKKGVAGLRLESSDSNPSSTTTNDMNELSSAMGEMNLNEGASTSASTSVAGTVNVSAIGDPIRTNEPEPGDDNDGAESERFTGPGNEADDVPCISTTSPTSGSTTARSSVNEHTSNRMQELIDLNHQEYSATDSDDEGSDDADDNLLVL
- the LOC125764832 gene encoding E3 ubiquitin-protein ligase rnf146 isoform X2; protein product: MAESTESNNSTPTSARSEDGDREEIPKKPEASSSNSKLECPVCLQTCVHPVRLPCGHIFCFLCVKGVAFKNLRCAMCRCDIPLTYLDHPQLVNGVEEIVRAATATVSDGNEYRWYYEGGHGWWQYDERTSQELEEAYLRGDKSCKILVAGFVYIVSFEHKCQIRQNDYSRIRRIKRDLVSIPKKGVAGLRLESSDSNPSSTTTNDMNELSSAMGEMNLNEGASTSASTSVAGTVNVSAIGDPIRTNEPEPGDDNDGAESERFTGPGNEADDVPCISTTSPTSGSTTARSSVNEHTSNRMQELIDLNHQEYSATDSDDEGSDDADDNLLVL